The stretch of DNA gtatgaataaaatatataattgctcTTCGACGAGCTGAACGAAgttatttatgtgtatatacattacgattaattttacatagataGAAAGATAATCGGACAAATATACATTTAGCTTCGCAGCTTtctgtagaaaataataaatatatattaatattaattctcttctgttttatattaatatagattcgCAGGATTGTAAGACATTTTAAATACATGCCTTATTCTTAACTCTTGGaaataatcgatttttttttgcaaatggAGAAATGCTATATAAGATCATTACATGTTAATTCTATAAGATATTTGTAATCATCTGCAATATCTTTacatatagataaatatagtACGATTTTATTCTTGTACAAAAAAACACTACTCAATGAAATTAACGAGTTTGCGTTCTTTTAGGCTTCTTACTTCATTGGATATTcgctctttttaaaaaaaaaatagattattctAGTTACTCCTTcagcaaaaaaattcttttcattttcttactacttttttacgtatttactaatctttcgctctcttccaGAACTAACCAGaactaaatacaatataaaaagatacttCGGCAATGTTCCAACAATACGAACGTATCTAAACGAGTTAAATAATAGCACAATAGCGTTAACAATACAAACgaaagtatttaaattaagtacAACGTTTAAATACAATCAGTAAAagcattttttgcatatgcTGATAATAAATGAACTTTATATACtgcatgtgtatatatatatattcaatcatatatatcatatattaataatgtagcGATATAACATGACATACATTCGgaataatcttaaataacTCCGGAATCATTTTGTATgcttaacaatttatatacaatacatacaCACAGCTTCCCCGTTCTATCTCATTATAAATTagtgaaaaaataatgctGCTTTGGCCATGATCTGCGCATCGGTAATTATTAACTACATATCTTCGTTGCTAACACCTACACTTTTGAATGTGTTTTCATGGTAGTCTTCAAAATAGTCAAAAAACTCTAATTGTACACGGCTCATCATCGCGCGAAGTGTATACTTCTAGAAAAATCTCGTCTCGAACGCATCGATCGTTACCACAATATAATCCTGTATTATAGTCTGCCGTTCGTTTAATAGTAATAGATAACATTAATACTTTGATTATTATCACTGCATGAGGATGATTCGTGTAAAGCAAATAGCCATTACTCATCTCCAACaaacagaataaattatttactttcaaattcgctttttcttccttctcgCCCGAAGGCGAGAATTCGCTAAATCACCGCGAGATGACTGATTACCTTTGCCGTCACTATACGAAATATTCAATTCCGCTccatattataaaacatttaagcACCTTCGACTTTGGTatgaaaacaaaatgtttCGGCGATTACGCTCGCGATCTCCTcatgttattttcaataaaatgagAGATCTCACGCATTGATACATTGTACAtaaagtgtataaaaattggACGCGTCCATCAAATCATGAGTACGAACGTTCGAATGGAATGGCTCggtaattgattaattagtataaaataaatgtaaatttaaaaaaaaaaaaaaagaaaagtgatACACGCGCAATGGaatgtgtaatttaaattctctCTTTTAAATGGCTGTTTATCACTTCATTTTAAATTGCGATAATCACTATCGTTTCCGTCTCAAATCAGACTGatgtaattatcaaatattcgtCGACATCTAGAATGACTTCGACATACAAGCTAATAAGCTTTACATCCGCGAGTAACATTTAATCGTAAATCCTTCCGCATTTATCGTgccaattaataataaaatagtttttctatCTTCTATATGTATATCGTGACAAATAAGATAGTTACAAGGCCATATAGCAGTACTGCAGAGCATTCTGACGTTAGTGTTTTATGTgctattttctttaatacgGATTTTAAGAtcgaaatttttcttcagaaTTAGCTCCAGCTATCGAAGTActaggaaaaattaaatctccAGAAAGTGCTGTACAATGTAAAtcgctgtctctctctctttctctctcgacaCCGATGAGTCTATGACAAGTACACCTAACTGTTAATGCCTAttgatttgataaattttatcatatatttactTTCCAATAAATTAATGCTCACGTTGCAACGAATAAACAACGATctgtacatttaatataaaaattaaacctAAGGACGGAGAAcagaaaacgctataagactATGATCGGATATTCGATCCTCGCtgtgaataaaatgtatcggTCGGCAAAATGTATCAAGTTGCCAGGCATCACTGATATCTCTCATCcacgccgcgcgcgcgcgcgcgcgaggtaCACGGAATTCTCTATCGCAATTACGCTAAGCTTCACCCCGGAGAgctcctctctcttttcttctttaaagTACAACGCTCGGCGAGTGAGTTCACCGACAATCAGTTGTGCAGAACCGTGTTCCCGGCATACAACTACAAAAATCTTCTACTTGTATCTCGGACTATCTGGAGGAGTAGATTGTGTGTTAGCTCTCTGCTTTGGTCCGGTTTTAAAGGACATCTTTTTCACGGGTCTCGGTGAAATTCCGTGAAGCGTTGTGCTGTCGGGGATATCATTGCTAAACCACACTCTGCTTCCGTCAGAAACTGGAAACAAACGCGGGAACGTTGTTAGCATAAACTTGGCAAATCATCATTATTGAAAAGCcacacaaaaaattttagccACAAAGTAAAGAATCGTGTGAGAAAAACGCAGAGACGTTAGAAATAGTAAGCGTGCAGTCGAGAAGATTGTATCAGCAGTaacacattaatattttgcgaatTGCAAATATCATGTTCTTCTGCTAAGCAATATTCAGAAAACAGCATATAAAAcacatataagaaaaataataatattcgaaCATGCCATCTTTAGTGCTCATAGATTGGAAAGATTACCtctgaatatattttgcaagacTGCCAaacaaaaagttaattaagaGACGTGTTGGAATTCAAAAGTGTTGGAGAAAAAGTTGTTGGAAAAATTCTCTTTACTTTATATTGTATTCGGCAGGTGTTAAATCTTGCGATTTTACGTATTGTTATTGTGGACAGacagaacaaataaaaaacataaagatCGGACACGGAATTGCAACGTGCTTTTTCACTTTGAAAAGATTTACATCCGAGAGTATCCGCAACGTAGTTGCGGATGCGCTATGGACATCGCAGCTTATCGATCAGACGTATACTTAACAGATAGACAGAGATGTAGGATACAATGTCAGATAATACGCTCGAAGAACAGCacggaaataataaataactaataatactaCCTTGTCTGGTGGTGTTACAAGGTGGGTGGGGGTTAGTGGACTGAATTAGTCACCTCTATTCGCACGATTGTCACTGCTCGCCGCCGAGGTGCTGCGCAGACCGGAACGCCCCTGATGCGAATCTATAAGCGCTGCCGCGAGGTTTGACGACGCTGTGGATTGCACGCTTGTTGTAGATCCTGACAGTGCgatatcgataataataacaataataataaacttctACACAGTCGTATTACGTGACATACGAAATTTCaaattccacaaaaaaatataacaagtaaaaagtttttttttttgcacaccGCGTACGTAAACGGAGAAAAAAACGAactaaatatcaaaattttttaatttatattgaaattcacGCACCAGAGACGGACGAAGCTCCGCTGAACGGGCTCGGCGGTTGCACCGGCGAGTAAACGTTGGCCGTGAACTCCTCGAACGTCGTGGCTTCCTTGTGATTTCTCATGACAGTATCGATGGATCGCGCTCTCTCTTCGTaactgaaattatttatagatctTTCCAGTGCAACAATCTTCTCGCAATATCGTGATTTATGAACAGAACTGAATTCATGACTTACTAATGTTGGTACAATGTAAGCGTAGACCTTTTCGCCCTGCTCGCGGCCAGCGCAGTCGTTCTCACCAAACCCGGCAACACCTTGTCCTCCACGATACACTCGTCAAACAGTGGCCCGAAGAATGGAATCTCCGACTTCCGCGAAATCTGTACTCGATACAGCTTGTTTTTCAGCGGATAAATGACTATCAGAACGTCGCAGAATTCCGTTGGTATGATGTCCCTGCGATAATCCCGCCAGTGCTCCGACCAGACTATGTGGATCTCGTCGTTGCCGAGATGCCGCGTCTAAAATCAAATGCTTTATGAATATCCGCCGAAAGGCAAATataattgagataaaaattatgcgtGCTTcgacaattaaataatctaaacAAGGAGGCGAAGAAGGCCGCGCTAAAATAACGTGCATCGTTACCTTTTGCAGTAAACTCTCAGGGCTGTCCGATGGCATTCTCGTGGCAACGTGAAAGAGAACTTCGGTGAAGGACGTGGCGTAGTACGGTGCGGTGACGCCGGACGCCTTGCCGGGCACTAAGCCGCCGAGGAAGCCGGTGTGCGACTCGAGCTCGACCTCCCAGGCGAGTCGCGCGATGAAGCTCTCGTACTCCTTACTGGCAGTGACGTTGCTTAGTATGGAGTTTTTGTCTTCCTGGCCCTGGCTGACGTAAATCACCGCTATCTTGTGTGTCTCTCTGGATCGCTGGCTGTCAAGATTGCGCAGCTCGCGCAAGAGCTTCTCGTTTTTCGCCAGCAAATGCAGTTTCCTCCGTTGCTCCCAGCCGGACAGGCCGAGATGCGAAAACAGAAGGCGGCAGTGGTGAAACGGCGCCGGCGGCGGGCGACACGACGGCGGGCTGATTGCCGATGCGCTCATGCTGCAAATCGAGATTCGCGACGTTAAAATTCAGCGACTGATGTTGCGACTGTCGGTGatgcaattttgtaaaaacgaaattttcattaatattctgCAAAATAGCTGGAATACGAAGGAGTACGCAACCTGATGTGCTGACTCCAGTTGTTGATGTGCTCCTGCTCCACGTTCCTTTGATTCAAAATCGTCGCAATCGTCTCGCTTTCGAGATAGTGTCCCTGAGGTGGGTTAGCAGGCGCGTTGAGAGCGACTTCCGGGTTAGTCAAAACTTCCGGACTGGTGTGTCCTATGTATTGAAGGAGCTGAGGACATACGAGGATTCTCTAGCGCTAATCTCATCATCAGATTACGCTTAAGGGGATCCtaaaaaaacgaattttacgaaaaatagatGGTAAAACAGAGACGTATCTGCtttaccttctatttttcgtaaaattcgttttttttggctgcgtggcttgaaaaatcctttcaaatcgaccatccgtagtgtattagcatatgtactttacttacagaaaaggactttttattctacacagccaaaaaaaagttaagtgtatttgaaaaaaataagtaaaacagaccactttaggatccccttaatgattaatcttaaattttcaCTCACGTCATCCAAATTGTCCATATCGCTCGCGGCGTTTGCGAAAGTCGGCAATATGTGAGGCTCGCGATGCCGTATCGTGTGTCTGGGTGTACAGTTGTGAGGCGTGATAACGCTATTTAAGTCATCTACATGCAGCTTCGCACTCCAGTCGACTGAAACAAATGGTGAGAATTCATATTAGTTTGTTTTCATTGTCGAAAAACTgctacacaaatttatttgcataaattaattaccagGTTTCGCGAATGGCAGCGGTAGATCGTCGTCGACAAAGGGTTGGCTATATAAGATCGAACTGTCCCAAGAGGCTTTGCCAGCGAGATCTCGCAGCAAAACTCTGACCAAGGAAGGAGCCGTGGTCAAGCCGGCCGTGACTCCTCCGCCAGGCGCGTCCAGTGCCGCCAACTCCACCAGCGACATTATGATCGAGTTAGAGAGCATCAACAGCTGTATGTTAGGCGCTTGGAAAACGGCGGAGGACAACTCGTCCCCGTCGATTCCGGGAACGTCGTCCAGCTCGACGACCAGCGATGAGAGACGCGCGGCACCGATTCCCATCGGAAAGTGTCCGAGGTGGTTGATTAAATGCATCATCACCTGCGCCCAAAATAAATGTCaagttaaataaacaatagattttgaattttataaagccattgttgtaataataataattgaataaataggCTGTTGAGTCTGCAAGTTTTCATTCAAATGCCAAATCAATATCGTTAAAGCGTTAGAACTTGCGTTGGCCTAATAgacaatttattcaattagGTTAAGTTAATTTTTCCAAGCAAGCAACTCGTAAGCACGGTTTTagtgtcataaatttttaatattattaaaaatcttcaagtctttttttatatatactcaTGTGCAACAGTTTACCATTTTTGCTGCCAACTGCACGGACTGAATGTTTCCTTTGTGCGGCGATTTTGAGGAAGGCTCGTCGACCAGATTATCCAGCATAATGTTCAGATCAAAATCGTCGTCCTCTTCATGATTCTTAGCGGTTCTTGAAAATTCCTTCCCCACTTTGTTCTGCACTATATTGTTCAACACctacgaaataaaattgaacgaTGTGCAAACTGAGAAACTAAATTGTGGCGTGTGGGATCTAAGAGAGTACAATACTAACTGTAAATAAGGTCATCAAGAGCGGCTTCCCGTGGAACACCTGCAGTAATACCGCTGGTCCTAAATGCATAGCCCACTCGCCCAAGCAGAACAGCATCGACACTGTCAAAGGCCCGCGTCTTTCCCGCGTTGTCATTCGCCCAAGTGTATCCGACAAAATCTAAATGTTGAAGAATACAAATCTCGTTACTTTTCTCCTTAAATTGAATCATATGATAGAACGTACTTGTATTATCTTAGATGGCACACTGGGATACAGTTCTAGCAGCACGTCGGCCTTATCGCAGAGAAGTAACAGAGAATCGCACGCAACCTGTGCAACCGTGGCGTGCGAGGCCTGGAAATAGAAGATCGGTGTAATCATTGTGTGTCAATTAACTTCCGATCggtaaaaattgtacatagGTAATCCTCGTATGTGATTTTGATATAATAGAATCTGAAAATTATAGCAGGAGCTATCATTTAACACGGTACAGTATGTCTAAAACcggcaattttttaattaaatttactgcaataaattaataaaaattacacactattaaaagtaaaaatacacAACGTTGTCAATGACAGCCTGTCTCCGTAGTGTGCTATTatagttgaaaatatataaaaaaattctataaaaataaatgttttaaatcacTAAAGGTCTTTGAAACAAAAgcttttttctgattttttgaataaaaatctgaaaacttttatattaatcatgtaataaatttttgtgaaataagatttggtttacttttaaatttctatgttGCACGAGAGTTAcctatatttcaataattatcaacACATCTAGTTAGTGACATATAAAATGACAGTTTGCTCATTTAGCAGGTTACGGAAAGTCTGATACAAGGACACCATCGCAGGCTGaaacgatttattatttcgaaCACACACATAGCAAAGTAGGCCATGCAAAGTCAAAGAGATCTTCAAAAGTTGCGCAGGTATCAGTCCAAAACTGTGAACATCACATGATAAACGGCCGACACAGCTTTACTGAGgcagattaaaaaaaaggaaggacTACCTGATCCATTAGGGGAAAACAGAAACCAGCTCTGCGACGCTCTGCTCCTTGCATCCGCTGCCAATGACACTCAGTGAACGAGATATTCGCTTTCACCTTACTACTATCGCAACACACCTGCTTCGCTTTAGCTTAGATATCGTTAAATGGAATGTCACCCGTAAGTATACATTCACGGATAGCAGCGGGGTTGCGTCTCGCgcgataaatatacataataccAATTTAACTTAAGACAATGTTCCAAGTGCGAACTATCAAGCAACTAAAATCGTAGGGAAACAGTTTTCTCTATGTCATGCATTCTATGTCCAAAGTGCTACGGGTTTCTATTTGAAATCTGTGCGTTTGTAGCTGCTTGTGATCTCGTATATTCGTCTCTCAACGACGTGTAATGCGATAAGGATTTACAGTTGAACGTGGGAAAACTTGCGCTCACCCTAAGTGCGAGAAGAAGAACGGTGACAGCTTCGGGAACTCTCGGATGTTGCGTTTTGTAAGACAGTTCTTTGTACGCGAACATCGCGATGCTCGATAGGGCCACGCATCTCGCTATCCCGGTTGGTTCTCGTCGGCAGCTCCGCAAAAGTATCGTTACGATATGCTCCTGCAAAGTTCACAACacacataaaatttacaagatCTATCAGTTATTGAATTGTGTCGTACAAAAATCGTATCACCTTTGCTTCCGGACATGTCATAGTTACGATGTCGGGCCCGTTCGGTTGTAGCAGCGGCAGTTTGATCGTTCCGATAGGCATCGACAACAATGAGCCGATGATAGAAACAGCCTCTGTCCTGGGTGCctggaaaaaaatagtataaaaatgtatactaAAAAGATACATTGGATTTTTAACAGTAAAAAAGGCAAGAAAAGCCGAAAgcgcaaaatattataaattaacgtaCAAATATGTTTCAACCATAATTTTGGACCTTCCTCAATTAGACAAAGTATAAGGAAAAAGTTTaggttatattaaaaatatataaagatttaataaaattgtttttattttaaataactgtcaaaataaccttcgctctcaaactatcaaactgtcagaataatcgagataaccaatcagtgtcgcggaaaagcgtcaacaatactttcgatacattcgagtatcgatctttcatgccttttttaagagtggagaaaataattaaagaatagaCCGACtgcgtaaattaattttaatcgaaagaAGAATGCAAACGTTGAATACCTCGACATCCTGACTGCTGAGTATCACGTTAGCGGCGTGAATGTAGTCCAGAATCAGAAGGCTCGATCCCGGCAGATTCAGGCTGAACAATCTGGGTCCTGTGTATTTCACAAGCACGTGCAGAACTTTGCTGTCGTTGCTGGCGATCCCGCTATGAACGGCGCGATAGAAAAGCGTCAGATGCTGTTTCGGCAGACTGATGTCCAGCGGTTGTATCGTCAAGAGACATATGAGACGATACGCGGCTAGTTTGCCGATTTCGTATTGCTCCGGAAGTTGAATCGCCTGCGAAAAAGAAATACACACCGGAAATGAACACCGGAAAACGACATTTCTATGTCATGCGCGTATGTACCTTAAAACACCACGGTGCGATGACTGTTAGAGGTGGAATTAACTCCGGTGCCGGAGGCGTCGCCTGATTATCCCCGGATACTCCTTGATTTAAGCGAATCTAGATAACAATTaggtaaataatataatgagtCGACTAACATAAATAATCTTGGCCGCTATCTTTACAACAAGATTTAAACAACATCTTCTTTCCGGAAGCTAGCTAATTCTTACCTTGATCAACGTTTGTGTGAGCTGCACGAAGTAATCCATGACTTGGCCGTGCAAAACAGGATCGTGGATGTTATTGACATCTCCTAAGGCCGACAGCATACGCCGCCATAAAACGACAGCCACATCTGGCAACCATCCACGAACCCCTCCACCTGCCATAACTGATCTTCTTTCAGACGCGTCGTTTGTATCTGCGGAATAATAACGACTGTCAGATATACATGTCGACTTCAGATATGCGAGGGCACAactataatcaaatatatatattattaaatgacacaattgttatttatagTTCATGAAATTGCATAGTTAAGCTTCGTATTTTCTGCGcaacaagaaaaattatcaCAAGCTTAACACACGACAGAGTTTAATAAACCGACGGGGAagcgaaatatttaaaaaaagcgtAGGCTTAattaaagagatattttaattaattgtgctTCGTAATTCTCGCCTTGACTGCACGAGCGGTCATCGAAGCGTAGtgtattgttaattaaaacgaCATCATTCGATTAATATGAAATGTCACAGGATGATTAATGTAAAAACAAGATGTAAGAACTTTGTTCCGGAAATGTCAACGTGTTCACACTTGgtaaatgacaaattttcataCGCATCGTATAAATAATGTGACAGTCCGTACATACCAATGCTGCTACCATCAATATTCTCTATCTGTATCGGGCTATCCTTGTTGCTGTCAACGCCACTGCTGGGTGTCGGCGACGGGCATCGCGGCGACGGTGGCTCGCTATCGACTATAACAATGCTATCCAACGATTTCGCACGTCTGCTGGGCAGCATCTTCCGACCGGCCGCCGACGACGAAGTCGAGCCACTC from Linepithema humile isolate Giens D197 chromosome 2, Lhum_UNIL_v1.0, whole genome shotgun sequence encodes:
- the LOC105680013 gene encoding probable Rho GTPase-activating protein CG5521 isoform X6 — encoded protein: MFSKKLHVDVKKSTLKIQDVKKDSATRFKHLKIVLENVDTDEAKGFFEGNFSHVYFILYDCFVSAEANLRQRELSFHIVHKAHREELEQVLQLLEKVLTLLPELLNRRWQCHSLARILQKLLHPGNSWKLRRQAIRYFILWYQALGENAPEHIHQMFASLVPGFPPHQVSPYKCDRRAEGKKERLAKAGNSEEKDKREFYDSQLMQSTFHDNGPNQSPISQVDGGPILPPQSGEKPLDNETVRFLEALLEFMVTQVVKIEWRDKSTRQHKTFQFLLERFKVAYLRHICPEFDENFSLYKPNLELPTMRKPTNQNHDNYVLCKVALIKWVANFTHVAKKDGLFAHLSQSTTPNEENVESELRRVSVTQNPNDSTLLSPESAISQQDSQIQEDSTVSALMLVRDVLYGNRDNVNFVHELYRQAFLLDFNHAGAIRKAIAVYKDWIQMNVSFEIPPFMLEPLDGHKDRDLEEYQKSEMEKFPSENYRQTRLRNDSYLGAIHRENLFIRAGLQNVLQVFITQASNVFFLENSGPSASPTLLEEQTDSCKRVLNVYRYVVMHSRLEPATWEQLLRVLLQITSLVLSEKSSRRKQQDTIGGKLAPAIFQTLIVTWIKANLNVVISTQLWDQFLEVLTSLTQWEELIREWAKTLDTLTRVLARHVYNLDLNDLPLDRLSEQKSKKRRGVGSRAASTGSVQPPRKGSEENNTAPKESVTDHPLRDIRKVRPLPRSASDNNIYSSKARTKIPRQRTHTIHSGIPVLPLSIEQDMARLLSSGSTSSSAAGRKMLPSRRAKSLDSIVIVDSEPPSPRCPSPTPSSGVDSNKDSPIQIENIDGSSIDTNDASERRSVMAGGGVRGWLPDVAVVLWRRMLSALGDVNNIHDPVLHGQVMDYFVQLTQTLIKIRLNQGVSGDNQATPPAPELIPPLTVIAPWCFKAIQLPEQYEIGKLAAYRLICLLTIQPLDISLPKQHLTLFYRAVHSGIASNDSKVLHVLVKYTGPRLFSLNLPGSSLLILDYIHAANVILSSQDVEAPRTEAVSIIGSLLSMPIGTIKLPLLQPNGPDIVTMTCPEAKEHIVTILLRSCRREPTGIARCVALSSIAMFAYKELSYKTQHPRVPEAVTVLLLALRRMQGAERRRAGFCFPLMDQASHATVAQVACDSLLLLCDKADVLLELYPSVPSKIIQILSDTLGRMTTRERRGPLTVSMLFCLGEWAMHLGPAVLLQVFHGKPLLMTLFTVLNNIVQNKVGKEFSRTAKNHEEDDDFDLNIMLDNLVDEPSSKSPHKGNIQSVQLAAKMVMMHLINHLGHFPMGIGAARLSSLVVELDDVPGIDGDELSSAVFQAPNIQLLMLSNSIIMSLVELAALDAPGGGVTAGLTTAPSLVRVLLRDLAGKASWDSSILYSQPFVDDDLPLPFAKPVDWSAKLHVDDLNSVITPHNCTPRHTIRHREPHILPTFANAASDMDNLDDLLQYIGHTSPEVLTNPEVALNAPANPPQGHYLESETIATILNQRNVEQEHINNWSQHISMSASAISPPSCRPPPAPFHHCRLLFSHLGLSGWEQRRKLHLLAKNEKLLRELRNLDSQRSRETHKIAVIYVSQGQEDKNSILSNVTASKEYESFIARLAWEVELESHTGFLGGLVPGKASGVTAPYYATSFTEVLFHVATRMPSDSPESLLQKTRHLGNDEIHIVWSEHWRDYRRDIIPTEFCDVLIVIYPLKNKLYRVQISRKSEIPFFGPLFDECIVEDKVLPGLVRTTALAASRAKRSTLTLYQHYYEERARSIDTVMRNHKEATTFEEFTANVYSPVQPPSPFSGASSVSASSNLAAALIDSHQGRSGLRSTSAASSDNRANRVSDGSRVWFSNDIPDSTTLHGISPRPVKKMSFKTGPKQRANTQSTPPDSPRYK
- the LOC105680013 gene encoding probable Rho GTPase-activating protein CG5521 isoform X5, with the protein product MFSKKLHVDVKKSTLKIQDVKKDSATRFKHLKIVLENVDTDEAKGFFEGNFSHVYFILYDCFVSAEANLRQRELSFHIVHKAHREELEQVLQLLEKVLTLLPELLNRRWQCHSLARILQKLLHPGNSWKLRRQAIRYFILWYQALGENAPEHIHQMFASLVPGFPPHQVSPYKCDRRAEGKKERLAKAGNSEEKDKREFYDSQLMQSTFHDNGPNQSPISQVDGGPILPPQSGEKPLDNETVRFLEALLEFMVTQVVKIEWRDKSTRQHKTFQFLLERFKVAYLRHICPEFDENFSLYKPNLELPTMRKPTNQNHDNYVLCKVALIKWVANFTHVAKKDGLFAHLSQSTTPNEENVESELRRVSVTQNPNDSTLLSPESAISQQDSQIQEDSTVSALMLVRDVLYGNRDNVNFVHELYRQAFLLDFNHAGAIRKAIAVYKDWIQMNVSFEIPPFMLEPLDGHKDRDLEEYQKSEMEKFPSENYRQTRLRNDSYLGAIHRENLFIRAGLQNVLQVFITQASNVFFLENSGPSASPTLLEEQTDSCKRVLNVYRYVVMHSRLEPATWEQLLRVLLQITSLVLSEKSSRRKQQDTIGGKLAPAIFQTLIVTWIKANLNVVISTQLWDQFLEVLTSLTQWEELIREWAKTLDTLTRVLARHVYNLDLNDLPLDRLSEQKSKKRRGVGSRAASTGSVQPPRKGSEENNTAPKESVTDHPLRDIRKVRPLPRSASDNNIYSSKARTKIPRQRTHTIHSGIPVLPLSIEQDMARLLSSGSTSSSAAGRKMLPSRRAKSLDSIVIVDSEPPSPRCPSPTPSSGVDSNKDSPIQIENIDGSSIDTNDASERRSVMAGGGVRGWLPDVAVVLWRRMLSALGDVNNIHDPVLHGQVMDYFVQLTQTLIKIRLNQGVSGDNQATPPAPELIPPLTVIAPWCFKAIQLPEQYEIGKLAAYRLICLLTIQPLDISLPKQHLTLFYRAVHSGIASNDSKVLHVLVKYTGPRLFSLNLPGSSLLILDYIHAANVILSSQDVEAPRTEAVSIIGSLLSMPIGTIKLPLLQPNGPDIVTMTCPEAKEHIVTILLRSCRREPTGIARCVALSSIAMFAYKELSYKTQHPRVPEAVTVLLLALRRMQGAERRRAGFCFPLMDQASHATVAQVACDSLLLLCDKADVLLELYPSVPSKIIQILSDTLGRMTTRERRGPLTVSMLFCLGEWAMHLGPAVLLQVFHGKPLLMTLFTVLNNIVQNKVGKEFSRTAKNHEEDDDFDLNIMLDNLVDEPSSKSPHKGNIQSVQLAAKMVMMHLINHLGHFPMGIGAARLSSLVVELDDVPGIDGDELSSAVFQAPNIQLLMLSNSIIMSLVELAALDAPGGGVTAGLTTAPSLVRVLLRDLAGKASWDSSILYSQPFVDDDLPLPFAKPVDWSAKLHVDDLNSVITPHNCTPRHTIRHREPHILPTFANAASDMDNLDDLLQYIGHTSPEVLTNPEVALNAPANPPQGHYLESETIATILNQRNVEQEHINNWSQHISMSASAISPPSCRPPPAPFHHCRLLFSHLGLSGWEQRRKLHLLAKNEKLLRELRNLDSQRSRETHKIAVIYVSQGQEDKNSILSNVTASKEYESFIARLAWEVELESHTGFLGGLVPGKASGVTAPYYATSFTEVLFHVATRMPSDSPESLLQKTRHLGNDEIHIVWSEHWRDYRRDIIPTEFCDVLIVIYPLKNKLYRVQISRKSEIPFFGPLFDECIVEDKVLPGLVRTTALAASRAKRSTLTLYQHYYEERARSIDTVMRNHKEATTFEEFTANVYSPVQPPSPFSGASSVSASSNLAAALIDSHQGRSGLRSTSAASSDNRANRVLQNIFRVSDGSRVWFSNDIPDSTTLHGISPRPVKKMSFKTGPKQRANTQSTPPDSPRYK